In Romboutsia lituseburensis, a genomic segment contains:
- a CDS encoding LytR/AlgR family response regulator transcription factor, which yields MKCIIVEDEFPAREELKYFINNFSNIKIINEFDNGVDVLKFIQENMIDVIFLDINIPMLDGMLLAKTIKQFKISPKIVFITAYKEHAVDAFELEAFDYVLKPYSEERIVSMLKKLESSEKSKTIEKKKNDKGLLDESSLDKVSLWKNDKLIVVKINDIYYCEANERETIVFTKEDKYIVKSSITEFEKNLPSSKFFKTHRSYIVNTSKIKEIIPWFNNTYKLKLKDINSEAPVSRSKIKEFRKVMHI from the coding sequence ATGAAGTGTATAATCGTTGAAGATGAATTCCCAGCAAGAGAAGAGCTTAAATATTTTATAAATAATTTTAGTAATATAAAAATAATAAATGAATTTGATAATGGAGTGGATGTATTAAAATTCATACAAGAAAACATGATAGATGTAATATTTCTAGATATAAACATACCTATGTTAGACGGAATGTTATTGGCTAAGACAATAAAACAATTTAAAATTAGCCCTAAAATAGTTTTTATAACTGCCTATAAAGAACATGCGGTAGATGCATTTGAGCTTGAAGCATTTGATTATGTGTTAAAGCCATACTCAGAGGAAAGAATAGTTTCTATGTTAAAAAAGCTTGAGAGTAGTGAAAAATCAAAAACTATAGAAAAGAAAAAAAATGATAAGGGCTTATTAGATGAAAGCAGCTTAGATAAGGTTAGTCTTTGGAAAAATGATAAATTGATAGTAGTAAAAATAAATGATATATATTATTGTGAAGCAAATGAAAGAGAAACAATTGTATTCACAAAAGAGGATAAATATATTGTTAAAAGTTCTATAACTGAATTTGAAAAAAATCTACCGAGTTCTAAATTTTTTAAAACTCATAGATCTTATATAGTAAACACTTCTAAGATAAAAGAAATTATACCGTGGTTTAACAATACCTATAAGTTGAAATTAAAAGATATAAATTCAGAAGCACCGGTAAGTCGAAGTAAAATAAAAGAGTTTAGAAAAGTTATGCATATATAG
- a CDS encoding sensor histidine kinase, which produces MDKGDIFLNLLEKSSLIIVLFIIISKIKGFKYIFQKEIYRKRDLVVISIIFSLLAILGTYNGIKVNGSLANTRIISVVSGGILFGPVVGITSGIVSGTHRLLIDLNGITSIPCFISSIFAGILSGYASKRGKEEYKWLVGIICGMVSESITMILIFFISKPHDVAVSIITKIYIPMIVGQIGIGFLVTIVQAIKKEKEEIAALQSKLALDIANKTLPYFRSINEESLKIICNIIKEEINSDAVAITDLDKVLAYVGVGEDIYSDCTKELSYTTKKAMNQNKILNIKVNKDEHSLSKIVNLKTAMIIPLTDSSGVIGTLKIYYTEKYEMSHSKQSLAIGLSQIISTLMEVSKIEKIKEAKNKAEIKALQTQINPHFLFNALNTITSFIRINPDKARQLIINLSTYMRYNLEVSDNLIDISKELEQVKAYIEIEKARFGDKLNVIYKIDEDIKFQMPSLIIQPLVENAIIHGIRKNGGNGTVVIGIKKKDKNVKIWVENDGVTIDEEIIEKVYKDNMPENKIGLYNVHLRLKLLYDKGLNIYRLNPGTKIEFEI; this is translated from the coding sequence GTGGATAAAGGAGATATATTTTTAAATTTATTAGAAAAATCTAGTTTAATAATAGTACTATTTATAATCATAAGTAAGATTAAAGGATTTAAATACATATTTCAAAAAGAAATATATAGAAAGAGAGATTTAGTAGTTATATCAATAATATTTAGTTTATTAGCAATATTAGGGACTTATAATGGAATAAAAGTGAATGGATCATTAGCAAATACAAGGATAATTTCTGTAGTTTCTGGAGGTATATTATTTGGACCTGTAGTTGGGATAACATCAGGAATTGTATCTGGAACTCATAGGCTTTTAATAGATTTAAATGGAATAACTTCTATACCATGTTTTATATCTAGCATATTTGCAGGTATATTATCAGGGTATGCATCAAAAAGAGGGAAAGAAGAATATAAATGGTTAGTTGGTATTATATGTGGAATGGTATCTGAAAGTATAACTATGATATTAATATTTTTTATATCTAAACCTCATGATGTAGCTGTTTCTATAATAACTAAAATATATATACCTATGATAGTAGGTCAAATAGGTATAGGATTTTTAGTTACAATAGTACAAGCTATTAAAAAGGAAAAAGAGGAAATCGCGGCTTTGCAATCAAAGTTAGCACTAGATATTGCAAATAAGACTCTACCATATTTTAGATCTATAAATGAAGAGTCATTAAAAATTATATGCAATATAATTAAAGAAGAAATAAACTCAGATGCAGTTGCTATAACAGATTTAGATAAAGTATTAGCATATGTAGGAGTAGGTGAAGACATATACTCAGATTGCACAAAGGAATTAAGTTATACAACTAAAAAGGCTATGAATCAAAATAAAATCTTAAATATAAAAGTAAATAAAGATGAACATTCCTTAAGCAAAATAGTTAATTTAAAAACGGCTATGATAATTCCTTTAACAGATTCTAGCGGTGTAATAGGTACTTTAAAAATATACTATACAGAAAAATACGAAATGAGTCACTCTAAGCAATCGTTAGCTATAGGTTTATCACAAATAATTTCAACATTAATGGAAGTTTCCAAAATAGAAAAAATAAAAGAAGCTAAAAATAAAGCTGAAATAAAAGCATTGCAAACCCAAATAAATCCTCATTTTTTATTTAATGCATTAAATACAATTACATCATTTATTAGAATAAACCCAGATAAGGCAAGGCAACTTATAATAAATTTATCTACTTATATGAGATATAATTTAGAGGTAAGTGATAACCTAATCGATATAAGTAAAGAACTAGAACAAGTAAAAGCTTATATAGAAATTGAAAAGGCACGATTTGGAGATAAACTAAATGTAATTTATAAAATTGATGAAGATATAAAATTTCAAATGCCTAGTCTTATAATACAGCCATTAGTAGAAAATGCAATTATACATGGAATAAGAAAAAATGGTGGAAATGGAACTGTAGTAATCGGTATAAAAAAGAAGGATAAAAATGTAAAAATATGGGTAGAAAATGATGGTGTAACTATAGATGAAGAAATAATTGAAAAAGTTTATAAAGATAATATGCCAGAAAATAAAATAGGGTTATATAATGTTCATTTGAGGTTGAAATTACTTTATGATAAAGGCCTAAATATTTATAGATTAAATCCAGGAACTAAAATAGAATTCGAAATTTAA
- a CDS encoding carbon starvation protein A — protein MITFLVCLTILIGGYFTYGKIVERSVKLSDSTQTPAVRLEDGIDYMPMPWHKVFLIQFLNIAGTGPIFGAIMGALFGPVAFLWITFGTIFAGGVHDFFSGVISMKHEGTSVSEIVGIYLGDGMKSVMRVFSVILLILVGTVFVTSPAGLLTSMTGIDKTVWVVVIIIYYMAATVLPVDKVIGKIYPVFGAALLFMAIGLCGAMIVGHVNGSMVMPEMSLQNLHPDGLNLFPFLFTTIACGAISGFHATQSPMMARCIHHESESKKVFYGAMVVEGIVALIWCAVTIAFFGDSLSIQNALNQFGGQSGVVSLLSKELLGPMGAILAVLGVVACPITSGDTAFRSARLTIADAFNIKQEGFKNRFMLAIPLFLVCIFLTTIDFNIIWRYFAWSNQTLAMIVLWASTVYLLKNKSGYFMTLIPATFMSAVCVAYILQAPEGFKLNPTFSNAVGVGAAVILFVAFMISKDKLVKNVEDKNIA, from the coding sequence ATGATAACATTTTTAGTATGCTTAACAATTCTTATCGGTGGATATTTTACTTATGGTAAGATAGTAGAAAGATCAGTAAAATTAAGTGATTCAACTCAAACACCAGCTGTAAGACTAGAGGATGGAATAGACTATATGCCAATGCCTTGGCACAAAGTTTTCTTAATACAATTTTTAAATATAGCAGGGACAGGCCCTATATTTGGAGCAATAATGGGTGCTTTATTTGGACCAGTTGCATTCTTATGGATAACATTTGGTACAATATTTGCAGGAGGAGTACATGACTTCTTCTCAGGGGTTATATCTATGAAACATGAAGGTACTTCAGTTTCTGAAATAGTAGGTATTTATTTAGGTGATGGTATGAAATCTGTTATGAGAGTGTTCTCTGTAATACTTCTTATATTAGTTGGGACAGTATTTGTAACATCTCCAGCAGGATTATTAACATCAATGACTGGGATAGATAAAACTGTATGGGTTGTTGTAATAATAATTTACTATATGGCTGCGACAGTTTTACCAGTTGATAAGGTAATAGGTAAAATATATCCTGTATTTGGAGCAGCACTATTATTTATGGCTATAGGATTATGTGGAGCTATGATAGTAGGACACGTTAATGGATCTATGGTAATGCCTGAGATGTCATTACAAAATTTACATCCAGATGGATTAAATTTATTCCCATTCTTATTTACAACAATAGCATGTGGTGCTATATCAGGTTTCCATGCTACTCAGTCACCTATGATGGCTAGATGTATACACCATGAATCTGAAAGTAAAAAAGTATTTTATGGAGCAATGGTTGTAGAAGGGATAGTTGCTTTAATATGGTGTGCTGTTACAATAGCATTCTTTGGAGATAGTTTATCTATACAAAATGCTCTAAACCAATTTGGAGGGCAATCAGGGGTTGTAAGTTTATTATCTAAAGAATTATTAGGACCAATGGGTGCAATACTTGCAGTGCTTGGAGTTGTTGCTTGTCCTATAACTAGTGGAGATACAGCATTTAGAAGTGCAAGACTTACTATAGCTGATGCATTTAACATAAAACAAGAAGGGTTTAAGAATAGATTTATGCTAGCAATACCATTATTCTTAGTATGTATATTCTTAACTACAATAGATTTTAATATAATATGGAGATATTTTGCTTGGTCTAATCAAACATTAGCAATGATAGTACTTTGGGCTTCAACAGTATACTTATTAAAGAACAAATCTGGATACTTTATGACTTTAATACCAGCAACATTTATGTCTGCTGTGTGTGTGGCTTATATATTACAAGCTCCAGAAGGATTTAAATTAAATCCTACATTCTCTAATGCAGTAGGTGTAGGAGCAGCTGTAATATTATTTGTAGCATTTATGATAAGCAAAGATAAATTAGTAAAAAATGTAGAAGATAAAAATATAGCTTAA